A section of the Streptomyces sp. CG1 genome encodes:
- a CDS encoding DUF4442 domain-containing protein — MTTESPSMGEMLATAVPMVRTLNLEFVEVTAERAVLRLPDQPDFHNHIGGPHAGAMFTLAESASGAIVLTAFGDQLSRAVPLAVRAEIGYKKLAMGPVTATATLGRPAAEVVAELDAGGRPEFPVSIAIQREDGAVTGEMTVVWTLRLNG; from the coding sequence ATGACTACTGAGAGCCCCTCGATGGGCGAAATGCTGGCCACCGCGGTTCCGATGGTGCGCACCCTGAACCTGGAGTTCGTCGAGGTGACTGCGGAGCGTGCCGTGCTCCGGCTGCCGGACCAGCCGGACTTCCACAATCACATCGGCGGCCCCCACGCCGGCGCCATGTTCACTCTGGCCGAGTCTGCCAGTGGGGCCATCGTGCTCACCGCCTTCGGTGATCAGCTTTCGCGCGCGGTGCCGCTCGCGGTACGGGCCGAGATCGGTTACAAGAAGCTGGCCATGGGGCCGGTGACGGCCACGGCGACCCTGGGCCGCCCGGCGGCGGAGGTCGTTGCCGAGCTTGACGCAGGCGGGCGGCCGGAGTTTCCGGTCAGTATCGCCATTCAGCGCGAGGACGGGGCCGTCACTGGTGAGATGACGGTTGTATGGACCTTGCGGCTGAATGGTTGA
- a CDS encoding alpha/beta hydrolase family protein: MKHRRPRHRRRVIARAVGTAGTLAIALGAGMTPAMAATKTAAKPTATGFSPDQPDQDDAPWAPQHDQAPQQHKAVRPEAATPRAGTSALQLSLPAPTGRHGVGTFSLHLVDKSRTDPYVPGNKPRELMVSFWYPAASTRGHYAAPWMPSVSGAHFLASQGLTPQQVTLPKTAGHVLAPVDTKLGKLPVLLYSSGLHSDRARGTVLAEDLASRGYLVVTVDHTHDANEVEFPGGRLEVNTMPAGAHSSDTLNVRAADIHFVINQLAAIDKGANPDVDHARLPTGLSHAVDMSRIGMFGASLGGGAVDTAMQLDHRIRAGADLDGQFFGSAPRKNLDRPFMLFSSGTHNRNNDGSWRTLWSHLKGYRVDIQLHGAAHVSFIDDEALAPQEASLLRLTPAQLQQVYGTIDPNRAIEIQRVYLAAFFDQELRHRHGTLLDGPDKKYPEISFVR, from the coding sequence ATGAAACACCGCCGTCCGCGCCACCGCCGCAGAGTGATCGCCCGAGCCGTCGGTACGGCGGGTACGCTGGCCATCGCTCTGGGTGCGGGGATGACGCCGGCGATGGCCGCCACGAAGACGGCCGCCAAGCCCACCGCCACCGGGTTCTCGCCCGACCAGCCCGACCAGGACGACGCGCCCTGGGCGCCCCAGCACGACCAGGCGCCGCAGCAGCACAAGGCTGTCCGTCCGGAGGCCGCCACACCCCGCGCGGGCACGTCCGCCCTTCAGCTCAGTCTGCCCGCGCCGACCGGACGCCATGGCGTGGGCACGTTCAGCCTGCACCTCGTCGACAAGTCCCGCACGGACCCATACGTGCCCGGCAACAAGCCGCGCGAGCTGATGGTGTCGTTCTGGTACCCGGCCGCCTCCACCCGCGGTCACTACGCGGCGCCGTGGATGCCGTCAGTCTCCGGCGCCCACTTCCTCGCCTCCCAGGGCCTGACGCCACAACAGGTGACGTTGCCGAAGACCGCAGGCCATGTCCTCGCCCCCGTCGACACCAAGCTCGGCAAACTGCCCGTCCTGCTGTACTCCAGCGGGCTGCACTCGGACCGCGCGAGGGGCACCGTGCTCGCCGAGGACCTCGCCAGCCGCGGCTACCTCGTCGTCACCGTCGACCACACCCACGACGCCAACGAGGTGGAGTTCCCGGGCGGACGTCTCGAGGTCAACACCATGCCGGCCGGCGCGCACTCCTCCGACACGCTCAACGTGCGCGCCGCCGACATCCACTTCGTCATCAACCAGCTCGCCGCGATCGACAAAGGCGCCAACCCGGACGTCGACCACGCCAGGCTCCCCACCGGGCTGTCGCACGCCGTGGACATGTCCCGCATCGGGATGTTCGGTGCTTCGCTGGGCGGCGGGGCGGTCGACACCGCCATGCAACTCGACCACCGGATCCGCGCCGGCGCGGACCTGGACGGCCAGTTCTTCGGCTCGGCGCCGAGGAAGAACCTGGACCGCCCCTTCATGCTCTTCAGCTCCGGCACCCACAACCGCAACAACGACGGTTCGTGGCGCACGCTGTGGTCGCATCTGAAGGGATACCGGGTCGACATCCAGCTCCACGGCGCGGCGCACGTGTCGTTCATCGACGACGAGGCGCTGGCACCCCAGGAGGCGAGCCTGCTCAGGCTCACCCCGGCCCAGCTCCAGCAGGTGTACGGCACGATCGACCCCAACCGCGCGATCGAGATCCAGCGCGTCTACCTCGCCGCCTTCTTCGACCAGGAACTGCGCCACCGGCACGGCACCCTGCTCGACGGGCCCGACAAGAAATACCCGGAGATCTCCTTCGTCCGCTGA